In a genomic window of Candidatus Margulisiibacteriota bacterium:
- the aroQ gene encoding type II 3-dehydroquinate dehydratase, which produces MATKILVIHGPNLALLGEREVSIYGKFTLDEINAKLTALAKTAGVELEIVQLDSEGEIVEKIGQARKTCQALVINPAGYTHYSVAIRDAIAAVEIPTVEVHLSNIYAREEFRHKSVIAPVAAGQISGFGINSYLLGLQAAIGLIKK; this is translated from the coding sequence ATGGCGACAAAAATATTAGTTATCCACGGGCCGAACCTCGCCCTGCTGGGTGAGCGGGAAGTCTCGATCTACGGTAAATTCACTTTGGACGAGATCAACGCCAAGTTGACCGCTCTAGCCAAGACAGCGGGGGTGGAACTCGAGATCGTCCAGCTGGACAGCGAAGGGGAGATCGTCGAAAAGATCGGCCAGGCGAGGAAGACTTGCCAGGCGCTGGTCATCAACCCGGCTGGTTATACTCATTATAGTGTGGCGATCCGTGACGCGATCGCGGCGGTCGAAATCCCTACGGTCGAGGTCCATCTCTCCAACATCTACGCGCGGGAAGAGTTCCGCCATAAATCGGTCATCGCCCCGGTCGCGGCCGGACAGATCTCCGGTTTCGGCATCAATAGCTACCTGCTCGGGCTGCAAGCCGCTATCGGTCTCATCAAGAAATGA
- a CDS encoding M24 family metallopeptidase has protein sequence MNPAQKKAVEIACRVMDSLRIKAGQTEKELANWIKHELATFNAVPSFAIIVGAGQRSIDPHARPGNHRLRKGEQVVIDLGARYKGQCSDLTRTFFVGQPTKKFLALYDLVKTAQAKAIRTVKDGVLCREVDITAREHIKRYCFKTCHISEKKCPGDCFIHTTGHGVGVKIHQHPRISMKSRKKLKAGMVITIEPGIYIKGWGGIRIEDMVLVTKKGCKLLT, from the coding sequence ATGAACCCGGCCCAGAAAAAAGCCGTTGAGATAGCCTGCCGGGTGATGGATTCCCTGCGGATCAAGGCCGGACAAACGGAAAAAGAACTGGCTAATTGGATCAAGCATGAGCTGGCTACTTTTAACGCGGTCCCTTCCTTTGCGATCATCGTCGGCGCCGGCCAACGGTCCATTGACCCGCATGCCCGGCCCGGTAACCACCGCCTAAGGAAAGGCGAACAAGTGGTGATCGACTTAGGCGCAAGATACAAAGGCCAGTGTTCTGACCTCACCAGGACTTTTTTTGTCGGTCAGCCGACCAAGAAATTCCTCGCCCTGTATGACCTCGTCAAGACCGCGCAAGCGAAAGCTATCCGGACGGTCAAAGACGGCGTCTTATGCCGCGAAGTTGATATCACCGCGCGGGAGCACATTAAACGTTATTGCTTTAAAACGTGCCATATCTCTGAAAAGAAGTGTCCCGGCGACTGCTTTATTCACACGACCGGGCATGGGGTGGGGGTTAAGATCCATCAGCACCCCCGGATCTCGATGAAGAGCCGGAAAAAGCTGAAGGCCGGCATGGTCATTACCATTGAACCGGGCATTTATATCAAGGGGTGGGGTGGGATCCGGATCGAAGACATGGTCCTGGTGACGAAAAAAGGTTGTAAGCTACTCACATGA
- a CDS encoding PBP1A family penicillin-binding protein, with translation MRKKRLKLDKLFLVLALVVVAAVAGLALQILTQLPDIDQLSSYVPSESTILFSSDSKVLARFHQEENRQVVPLSKISPYFQQAVIATEDPNFYSHHGLDFYGILRATIKNLAYGRIIEGGSTITQQLARNLFLNKRKTYARKLAEALIALQIERRYTKEEILEMYLNQVYLGHNAYGIESAANLYFGRTAADLDLAESAMIAGLIRGPELYSPYRNFKGSKLRQIVVINKMLEHGFVNERDGKLAAIEVLEFSPKNLKALGETAPYFISYVLQQLTEKYGEELVYHGGLKVYTTLDTKMQAAAEAVVTKFVSGEGKSYNISQAALVSLDPRTGYIQAMVGGVSYFDSKFNRAVQAKRQPGSSFKPFIYTAAIEQGIMPGEVIMDVPTTFRVWPNRWNPFGTWAPKNFDGKFNGAVTMRYALERSLNIPSIKLLERVGIQSAIDVAHKMGIASRLEPALSLALGASEVSLLEMTSAFGVLANLGLRVEPASIIKIESRDGVQLYANKIIERRVLDENVVAIMIDLMRGVLSRGTGFRGQIDRPAAAKTGTSQDFKDAWFVGFVPQLVTGVWVGNDNNAPMRGIAEVQICPRIWKAYNQIVLAGVPVVSFPPPEGLTAADYLLVVPKKEEVVSEESITVEETEPGTEPEETVE, from the coding sequence ATGAGAAAAAAACGCCTCAAGCTGGATAAACTCTTCCTGGTGCTCGCCCTGGTCGTGGTCGCGGCGGTCGCCGGCCTGGCGCTCCAGATCCTGACCCAGCTGCCCGATATCGACCAGTTGAGCAGTTACGTCCCGAGCGAAAGTACCATCCTTTTCTCCTCTGACAGCAAAGTGCTGGCCCGTTTCCACCAGGAAGAGAACCGGCAGGTGGTGCCGCTCTCCAAGATCTCCCCCTACTTCCAGCAAGCGGTCATCGCCACCGAAGATCCCAACTTCTATAGCCACCACGGCCTCGATTTCTACGGCATCCTCCGGGCGACGATCAAGAATCTGGCCTATGGCCGGATCATCGAAGGGGGGAGCACCATCACCCAGCAGTTGGCGCGCAACCTTTTTCTGAACAAGCGGAAGACCTACGCGCGTAAGCTGGCCGAGGCGCTCATTGCCCTGCAGATCGAGCGGCGTTACACCAAGGAAGAGATCCTCGAGATGTACCTGAACCAGGTCTATCTCGGGCATAACGCTTACGGGATCGAGTCGGCGGCCAATCTCTATTTCGGCCGGACCGCGGCCGATCTCGACCTGGCCGAATCGGCCATGATCGCCGGCCTGATCCGCGGGCCGGAACTCTATTCTCCTTACCGTAATTTTAAGGGGTCGAAACTGCGCCAGATCGTCGTGATCAATAAAATGCTGGAGCACGGTTTTGTCAATGAGCGCGACGGCAAGCTGGCGGCGATCGAAGTGCTGGAATTTTCCCCCAAGAACCTGAAAGCGCTGGGCGAGACCGCCCCCTACTTCATCAGTTATGTCCTGCAGCAATTGACCGAGAAATACGGCGAAGAGCTGGTTTATCACGGCGGGCTCAAGGTCTACACCACCCTGGACACGAAAATGCAGGCGGCGGCCGAAGCGGTCGTGACCAAGTTCGTTTCCGGGGAAGGCAAGAGCTATAACATCTCCCAGGCGGCGCTCGTCTCCCTCGATCCCCGGACCGGCTATATCCAGGCGATGGTCGGCGGCGTGAGCTATTTTGACAGCAAGTTCAACCGGGCGGTCCAGGCCAAGCGCCAGCCGGGTTCCTCTTTCAAGCCTTTCATCTACACCGCGGCGATCGAGCAAGGGATCATGCCGGGTGAGGTCATCATGGACGTGCCGACCACCTTCCGGGTCTGGCCGAACCGCTGGAACCCTTTCGGGACCTGGGCGCCGAAGAATTTTGACGGCAAGTTTAACGGGGCGGTAACGATGCGTTACGCCCTGGAGCGATCGCTCAATATCCCGTCGATCAAACTGCTGGAGCGGGTCGGCATCCAGAGCGCGATCGATGTCGCTCATAAGATGGGGATCGCCAGCCGGCTCGAACCGGCCTTGTCCCTGGCCCTGGGCGCATCCGAAGTTTCACTTTTGGAGATGACCTCGGCCTTTGGCGTCCTGGCCAATCTTGGGCTGCGGGTCGAGCCGGCTTCCATTATTAAGATCGAGAGCCGCGACGGGGTCCAGCTTTACGCCAACAAGATCATCGAGCGCCGGGTGCTCGACGAGAACGTGGTCGCCATCATGATCGACCTGATGCGCGGCGTCCTCTCCCGCGGTACCGGTTTCCGCGGCCAGATCGACCGGCCGGCCGCCGCCAAGACCGGGACCTCCCAGGATTTCAAAGACGCCTGGTTCGTCGGTTTTGTCCCGCAGCTGGTGACCGGGGTCTGGGTCGGTAACGACAACAACGCGCCGATGCGCGGCATTGCCGAGGTCCAGAT
- the ispD gene encoding 2-C-methyl-D-erythritol 4-phosphate cytidylyltransferase, with product MKNIALITAGGSGQRMGRPKPRHLRRRGKQFLKLNGRPMLAWTLAACQKCPDIDGIILVVSPDQIKLAKRLDQKKVIAIVAGGRERPDSVRHGLDWLPDSAEIVAIHDGARPAITPALLTASIKGARKHGAVVVGVPVKDTIKRVTRYELRVTKTVDRSDLWQAQTPQAFQVKIIKKAYAKPAGRATDDAMLVEKSGIKVKMVMGSYENLKVTTPEDLKIMSAILAGRSK from the coding sequence ATGAAGAACATCGCTCTCATTACCGCCGGCGGCAGCGGGCAACGGATGGGCCGGCCCAAGCCCCGACACCTTCGTCGTCGGGGCAAGCAGTTCCTTAAGCTGAACGGGCGGCCGATGCTTGCCTGGACCCTGGCCGCTTGCCAAAAATGCCCGGACATCGACGGCATCATCCTGGTCGTTTCGCCGGACCAGATCAAACTAGCCAAACGACTTGATCAGAAAAAGGTCATCGCCATCGTCGCCGGCGGCCGGGAACGTCCCGACTCCGTCCGGCACGGGCTGGACTGGCTGCCTGACTCGGCGGAGATCGTCGCTATCCATGACGGCGCCCGGCCAGCCATTACTCCGGCACTGCTCACCGCCTCGATCAAGGGCGCCAGGAAGCATGGGGCAGTTGTGGTCGGCGTCCCAGTCAAGGATACTATAAAACGCGTTACGCGTTACGAATTACGCGTTACGAAAACAGTTGACCGTAGCGATCTCTGGCAAGCCCAAACGCCGCAGGCGTTCCAGGTCAAGATAATCAAAAAAGCTTACGCCAAACCGGCCGGCCGCGCGACCGATGACGCGATGCTGGTTGAAAAATCGGGAATAAAGGTTAAAATGGTCATGGGGTCGTACGAGAACCTCAAGGTGACTACCCCCGAAGATCTTAAGATCATGTCCGCCATTCTAGCGGGAAGGAGCAAATAA
- a CDS encoding divergent PAP2 family protein, with product MHYLIDIIRALLNNFTFVAVVISWFLAQSIKVVLYWISEKKFNLWHFFEAGGMPSAHSASVTALTLGIALTQGWNSPLFTISLVFALIVMYDATGVRRAAGKQAEMLNKIVDDIYANGKVRLEKLKEILGHDPIEVVAGATLALVITLLTYYVYFDR from the coding sequence TTGCACTATCTTATCGATATAATCAGGGCGCTGCTTAACAACTTCACTTTCGTCGCCGTGGTCATCTCCTGGTTCCTGGCCCAGTCGATCAAAGTGGTCCTCTACTGGATCTCCGAGAAAAAGTTCAACCTCTGGCACTTTTTTGAGGCCGGCGGCATGCCCTCGGCCCACTCGGCGTCGGTCACCGCCTTGACCCTCGGCATTGCCCTGACCCAGGGCTGGAACTCTCCCTTGTTCACGATCTCGCTGGTCTTTGCCCTCATTGTCATGTACGATGCGACCGGCGTCCGCCGGGCCGCCGGCAAGCAGGCGGAAATGCTCAATAAGATCGTCGATGACATCTACGCCAACGGCAAGGTCCGCCTGGAGAAATTAAAGGAGATACTGGGGCACGACCCGATAGAAGTTGTGGCCGGGGCGACCCTGGCCCTGGTCATCACGCTCCTCACTTACTATGTCTACTTTGATCGATAA